In Pelosinus sp. UFO1, one genomic interval encodes:
- a CDS encoding metallophosphoesterase: MRTIQPILMLLILIISYGNWRLLVKWFPTWKSYISGIIYWLMTAVSWSLVGASWLLRPDTAFYYERIIPLVDLSFVWVIGQILLLLFFPILFALRKILHRVHSNEISKDNKGVADTSRRTFIQSILYAAPVLALGVSGAGVYSAEKEMVVRHFPLSFPGLDQDLKGFKIAQISDTHLGPFFTLDRLDEVIHLVIQEKPDMVVITGDLIDDLSLLVPAVEKFNQMDALIPYGIYFCWGNHEYFRDINRIRVELGKSKIHVLQNSNIPITVGTSTFYLLGVDYPWPQNVSEKDAIRQQFMKKAVENIPNGAFRVLLAHHPDFLFEGFAAKIPLTLSGHTHGGQVNFLGHSLLPVSYYYMRGLYQENDTYGYVNTGAGQWIPFRLGCPPEISIFTLENK; encoded by the coding sequence ATGCGAACAATACAACCTATCTTGATGCTGCTGATATTGATAATATCCTATGGAAATTGGCGATTACTAGTGAAGTGGTTTCCTACTTGGAAGAGTTATATAAGTGGTATTATATATTGGCTAATGACAGCAGTATCCTGGTCATTAGTTGGCGCTAGCTGGCTACTTCGTCCAGACACTGCATTTTATTATGAACGGATCATACCCCTAGTAGACCTTTCCTTTGTTTGGGTCATAGGCCAAATTCTGTTACTATTATTTTTCCCTATTTTATTTGCTCTGCGAAAAATACTGCATAGAGTACATAGTAATGAAATAAGCAAAGACAATAAGGGAGTGGCGGATACTAGTCGCCGAACCTTTATACAAAGTATACTATATGCTGCTCCTGTATTAGCCTTAGGAGTAAGTGGGGCAGGCGTATATTCGGCGGAAAAAGAGATGGTGGTCCGTCATTTTCCCTTATCCTTTCCTGGACTTGATCAGGACCTAAAAGGATTTAAAATTGCACAAATTAGTGATACTCATTTAGGTCCCTTTTTTACATTAGATCGATTAGATGAAGTCATTCATTTGGTGATCCAAGAAAAACCAGATATGGTAGTGATTACAGGGGATTTAATTGATGATTTGAGCTTACTTGTCCCGGCCGTTGAAAAATTCAATCAGATGGACGCCCTTATACCTTACGGCATTTATTTTTGCTGGGGCAATCATGAATATTTTCGAGACATAAACCGGATTCGAGTGGAGCTAGGAAAAAGTAAGATTCATGTACTACAAAATAGTAATATACCTATAACCGTAGGAACATCTACTTTCTATTTGTTGGGTGTCGATTATCCTTGGCCTCAAAATGTGTCAGAAAAAGATGCTATACGTCAACAGTTTATGAAAAAAGCGGTCGAAAATATACCAAATGGAGCTTTTAGAGTGTTATTGGCACATCATCCAGACTTTCTTTTTGAGGGCTTTGCAGCAAAAATTCCTCTTACCTTGTCGGGGCATACCCATGGAGGTCAAGTCAATTTCTTAGGTCATTCTTTGTTGCCAGTTAGCTATTATTATATGCGTGGGCTTTATCAGGAAAACGATACTTATGGTTATGTTAATACTGGAGCTGGTCAGTGGATCCCTTTTCGCCTGGGTTGTCCACCTGAAATTAGTATCTTTACTCTTGAAAATAAGTAA
- a CDS encoding response regulator, with product MLKVLIADDEPKIRRGLRSLVENGLLDMEVAGEAEDGEMALQLAKEIHPDILLVDICMPFLNGLQFIEQLNHVLKDCIVIVITGYDEFTYAQQAIKLQVFDYLLKPVLKEQLEAVLQKAQQKLLDSRLQKNHLTWSSQETRKKLPLLQESFCNDWVTGQLSEEYIKTQLRFLELDIPDIAGMVILKVAGQFSRGQLLREWDHHLLLFAIQNIYSELLEQWQPYIIFHDKADNLVAITNIHSIREWYELSTSLQQAIEEHLKQVVIIVQHPLTEDLSSIPSTYHELILELNRKVSYTPVVLLAQKHIETYFYKEELSLQELADTIQISPTYLSRLLKNEIGVSFVEYLTHVRVQKAIQFMTDPAVKLYEVAEKVGYSNQHYFSTAFKRVMGSSPAEYRKRGNWR from the coding sequence ATGCTAAAGGTATTAATTGCTGATGATGAACCTAAAATTCGTCGTGGGCTGAGAAGTCTAGTCGAAAATGGGTTATTAGATATGGAAGTCGCAGGCGAGGCTGAGGATGGAGAAATGGCCTTGCAGCTAGCAAAAGAGATCCATCCTGATATTCTATTAGTGGATATTTGTATGCCATTTTTGAATGGATTGCAGTTCATTGAACAATTAAATCACGTTTTAAAAGATTGTATCGTAATTGTCATTACAGGATACGATGAATTTACTTACGCCCAACAAGCGATAAAATTACAAGTATTTGACTACCTGCTAAAACCGGTTCTCAAAGAACAGTTAGAGGCTGTTTTACAAAAAGCCCAACAAAAACTTCTCGATTCTCGTTTACAAAAGAATCACCTCACTTGGTCGAGTCAAGAAACAAGGAAAAAGTTACCCCTATTACAAGAATCTTTTTGTAATGACTGGGTTACTGGACAGCTAAGTGAGGAATATATTAAGACTCAGCTACGCTTTTTAGAGCTAGATATACCTGATATAGCTGGGATGGTAATCTTAAAAGTAGCAGGGCAATTTAGCAGAGGGCAGTTGTTAAGAGAGTGGGATCATCACCTATTGTTATTTGCTATACAAAATATTTATAGCGAGCTGCTAGAACAATGGCAGCCCTACATTATTTTTCACGACAAAGCAGATAACTTAGTTGCAATAACAAATATCCATAGTATAAGAGAATGGTACGAGCTTAGCACTTCTTTGCAACAAGCTATTGAGGAACATTTAAAACAAGTGGTAATTATTGTTCAACATCCATTAACAGAGGACTTGTCCTCAATCCCTTCGACTTATCATGAATTAATATTGGAGTTAAATCGTAAAGTTAGCTATACGCCTGTCGTGCTTCTAGCACAAAAACACATTGAAACTTATTTTTATAAAGAAGAGTTATCATTGCAGGAGTTAGCAGACACGATTCAAATCAGTCCTACTTATTTAAGCCGATTATTAAAGAATGAAATTGGTGTTTCTTTTGTTGAATATTTAACCCATGTAAGGGTACAAAAAGCCATTCAGTTTATGACTGACCCGGCTGTAAAGCTTTATGAGGTAGCGGAAAAGGTGGGATACAGTAATCAGCATTATTTTAGTACAGCGTTTAAAAGAGTTATGGGCTCATCTCCTGCTGAATATCGTAAAAGGGGTAACTGGAGGTGA
- a CDS encoding sugar ABC transporter ATP-binding protein translates to MDKMTLLKAQGICKVFPGVKALTNVDFDLKAGEIHCLMGENGAGKSTLIKVLTGVEILDGGHIFLGDNPIKPSSPHHAQQLGISTVYQEVNLCPNLSVAENIFIGREPLHFGRINWKEIHSRSEVLLAKMGLHIDVTQPLERYSVAIQQMVAIARALDISAKVLILDEPTSSLDAKEVGQLFDLIRKLKEEGMGIIFITHFIEQVYAVSDRITILRNGELVGSYKTTELPRVQLIAKMIGKAFDELENTCKKTEGNVRQDSSLAFLKAHGLGHKGSINPFDLYVNKGEVLGLVGLLGSGRTEVARTIFGIDKADCGKIEINGKIAKINTPVDAIQHGLAYCSENRKTEGIIDNLTVRENIILALQAKKGWMKYITKKKQEEIADRYIKLLNIKTSGPEQLIKNLSGGNQQKVILARWLLTEPTLLILDEPTRGIDIGAKVEIQKLILSLATEGMSVIFISSELDESVRCSNRMAVLRDRVKIAEISGEEIEEKFIMQTIAGV, encoded by the coding sequence ATGGATAAAATGACATTATTAAAGGCGCAAGGTATATGCAAGGTTTTTCCAGGGGTTAAAGCACTTACTAATGTAGATTTTGACTTAAAAGCGGGAGAAATCCACTGCTTAATGGGAGAAAACGGTGCAGGTAAATCTACCTTAATAAAAGTGTTGACAGGTGTTGAAATATTAGATGGTGGTCATATCTTTTTAGGGGATAACCCAATCAAGCCAAGTTCTCCTCATCATGCACAACAATTAGGGATTAGCACCGTATATCAAGAAGTGAATCTTTGCCCGAATTTGTCTGTCGCGGAAAATATTTTTATTGGGCGGGAACCCTTACATTTTGGTAGGATTAATTGGAAGGAGATTCATAGTCGTTCAGAAGTTTTACTGGCGAAGATGGGGCTTCATATTGATGTCACGCAACCCTTAGAACGATATTCAGTGGCCATACAACAAATGGTTGCTATCGCCAGAGCCCTTGATATATCGGCAAAAGTTCTCATCTTAGATGAACCAACTTCTAGTTTAGATGCGAAGGAAGTAGGGCAACTTTTTGATCTTATCCGTAAACTGAAAGAAGAAGGTATGGGTATTATATTTATTACCCACTTTATTGAGCAAGTATATGCTGTATCGGATCGTATTACTATATTGCGTAATGGGGAACTAGTCGGTTCTTATAAAACAACGGAATTACCTCGTGTTCAATTAATTGCAAAAATGATTGGCAAAGCGTTTGATGAACTTGAAAATACTTGTAAAAAAACAGAAGGCAATGTTCGTCAAGATAGTAGTCTAGCCTTTTTAAAGGCACATGGCCTTGGGCATAAGGGTTCAATTAATCCTTTCGATCTTTATGTGAATAAAGGGGAAGTTCTTGGCCTAGTGGGATTGTTAGGATCAGGGAGGACAGAGGTTGCCCGTACTATTTTTGGTATTGATAAAGCCGATTGCGGTAAAATTGAAATTAATGGGAAAATAGCCAAGATCAATACTCCAGTTGATGCAATTCAACATGGTCTGGCATATTGTTCGGAAAATAGAAAAACAGAAGGTATCATTGATAATCTTACGGTTAGAGAGAATATTATCCTTGCGTTGCAAGCAAAAAAAGGCTGGATGAAGTATATTACGAAGAAAAAACAAGAAGAAATTGCGGATCGATATATTAAATTATTAAATATTAAAACCTCTGGGCCGGAGCAATTAATCAAGAATTTGAGTGGTGGCAATCAACAGAAAGTAATATTAGCTAGATGGTTACTGACAGAACCAACATTACTTATATTAGATGAACCTACCCGCGGCATTGATATCGGTGCTAAAGTTGAAATTCAAAAACTCATACTGTCTCTTGCAACGGAAGGAATGTCAGTAATCTTTATTTCATCAGAGCTAGATGAATCAGTGAGATGCTCCAATCGTATGGCGGTTTTACGAGATAGAGTAAAAATAGCGGAGATCTCTGGTGAAGAAATTGAAGAAAAATTTATTATGCAGACGATAGCAGGGGTGTAG
- a CDS encoding ABC transporter permease → MDIKNIWNRLKSSQLCWPLAALCIVLLFNLFFTKDFFSIEIKDGHLYGVTIDILNRATPLMLLAIGMTLVIATKGIDISVGSVIAISGAVAASLIGGKLEYVDGVQKLVTLVPMPVAILVALLATTLLGMWNGLLISRVGIQPIVATLILLVAGRGIAQLITQGQIITIYYKPFQYIGTGYLLGLPFSLFIVAVVFAVTLYAVRKTALGMFIESIGINPVASKFAGISVSKYIFSVYAFSGLCAGIAGLIICSNVSSADGNNAGLFIELDAILAVSLGGNSLDGGRFSLVGSLIGALVIQSITTTIYAIGVPPEITLVVKSVVVILICLLQSANFRKIVFAKWAHKGGISDEKNTAKL, encoded by the coding sequence ATGGATATAAAAAATATATGGAATCGACTAAAAAGCTCTCAACTGTGCTGGCCTTTAGCCGCGTTATGTATAGTCTTATTGTTTAATCTCTTTTTTACGAAAGATTTTTTTTCGATCGAAATTAAAGATGGTCATCTTTATGGCGTTACGATTGATATCCTCAATCGTGCTACCCCTCTTATGCTTTTAGCCATTGGCATGACATTAGTTATTGCGACAAAGGGAATTGATATATCAGTAGGATCAGTGATTGCTATTTCAGGAGCGGTAGCGGCCTCTTTGATTGGTGGTAAATTAGAGTATGTGGATGGCGTACAAAAGTTAGTAACCTTAGTGCCTATGCCAGTAGCTATACTTGTGGCACTGCTGGCAACTACTTTACTTGGGATGTGGAATGGATTATTAATCTCTAGAGTGGGAATCCAACCTATTGTTGCGACGTTAATATTACTTGTGGCTGGTCGTGGAATTGCTCAGCTAATTACCCAAGGACAAATTATTACCATCTATTATAAACCTTTTCAATACATTGGTACTGGTTATCTATTAGGATTACCTTTTTCTCTGTTTATTGTCGCAGTAGTTTTTGCTGTTACCTTATATGCAGTGCGCAAAACAGCTCTTGGGATGTTTATTGAGTCGATTGGCATTAATCCTGTAGCTAGTAAATTTGCTGGGATTAGTGTTAGTAAATATATCTTTTCCGTATATGCTTTTTCTGGCCTATGTGCAGGTATAGCAGGGCTGATCATTTGTTCGAATGTAAGCTCAGCAGATGGGAATAACGCGGGCCTCTTTATTGAACTCGATGCAATATTGGCAGTTTCTCTAGGCGGAAATTCTTTAGATGGTGGTCGGTTTTCTTTAGTAGGCAGTCTAATTGGAGCCTTGGTTATTCAAAGTATAACGACTACAATTTATGCCATTGGTGTGCCCCCGGAAATTACCCTTGTTGTTAAGTCCGTTGTTGTAATTTTGATTTGTCTGCTGCAATCCGCGAATTTTCGAAAAATTGTATTTGCTAAGTGGGCTCATAAAGGGGGGATTTCAGATGAAAAGAATACAGCTAAGTTATAA
- a CDS encoding substrate-binding domain-containing protein, which produces MQLVRGKYCIISLLIFVIAMLGGCQRQERQVSQDQVKFVIGVSQANLIEPWRIIMNEEIREEAAKHSDVRIVFTDAVQNSEKQVRDVGELLQQGIDLLIISPNDSVALTPVVAQAYKKIPVIVLDRAVEGYDYTLYIGPDNKSIGREAGKYISELLNKTGGNVVEIQGPSGVPSLQERSAGFREVIGKYANISIIDTIVADWQRDKAEDKMTELLDQYPKIDVVFAHSDYMALGAYKAAKKKGLTGIKFVGIDGFSGPNGGLQLVEDGVLQGTFTCLTGGREAIQYALDILNHEKGLPKKIIPRSNKITLANVLEYVKSTNEVKKNNPTSNRRIVLGFSQLGAESDWRRANSQSIKTAAREADIELIFLEGDQRQETQIRDIRSFIAQGVDVIAFSPVIESGWTEVLEEAKAAGIPVVLSDRAIKSNDASLYASFIGSDFVEEGRRAARWLVGQKKDTQQQNIVEIEGTFDSAPALDRKKGFAEIISNYPENRVIYSASGDFTEAGGQEIMKSALALYGNKIDVVYAHNDDMALGAIKAIEEYGLRPGKDILIVSVDATEAAFKAMLAGKLNCTVECTPLLGPQLMQAVKTLMMGRQLPMRIITSEGVFPAETARKDHVNRKY; this is translated from the coding sequence ATGCAATTGGTTAGAGGCAAGTATTGTATAATCAGTTTACTTATTTTCGTTATAGCAATGCTTGGGGGATGTCAAAGGCAAGAAAGGCAGGTTTCCCAGGATCAAGTAAAATTTGTTATTGGTGTATCCCAGGCAAATTTGATTGAGCCGTGGAGAATCATTATGAATGAGGAGATAAGAGAAGAAGCAGCAAAGCATAGCGATGTTCGCATTGTATTTACGGATGCAGTTCAAAATAGTGAAAAACAGGTTCGTGATGTAGGTGAATTATTACAGCAGGGTATCGATTTATTAATTATCTCTCCAAATGATTCAGTTGCGTTAACGCCCGTAGTTGCCCAGGCTTATAAAAAAATTCCCGTTATTGTCTTAGACCGGGCGGTAGAAGGCTATGATTATACTTTGTATATTGGACCAGATAATAAATCCATTGGTAGAGAAGCAGGTAAATATATTAGCGAACTTCTTAACAAAACAGGCGGAAATGTGGTAGAGATTCAAGGTCCATCTGGGGTACCTTCTTTGCAAGAAAGAAGTGCTGGCTTTCGTGAAGTGATTGGAAAATACGCAAATATAAGTATCATAGATACAATTGTTGCCGATTGGCAGCGCGATAAGGCAGAAGACAAAATGACTGAATTACTAGATCAGTATCCCAAAATCGATGTAGTTTTTGCCCATAGTGATTATATGGCACTAGGAGCATATAAGGCAGCGAAAAAGAAAGGGCTTACCGGTATAAAATTTGTCGGTATTGATGGCTTTTCTGGTCCTAATGGGGGATTGCAGTTAGTAGAAGATGGCGTTTTACAAGGCACATTTACCTGCTTGACAGGGGGACGAGAAGCCATTCAGTACGCCCTTGACATCTTAAACCATGAAAAAGGTTTACCAAAGAAGATTATTCCACGCAGTAATAAAATCACTCTAGCCAACGTTTTAGAATATGTAAAGTCTACGAATGAAGTTAAAAAAAATAATCCTACTAGCAACCGGAGAATTGTATTAGGGTTTTCTCAACTTGGTGCAGAGAGTGACTGGCGAAGAGCAAATTCCCAATCGATTAAGACGGCAGCCCGTGAAGCAGATATTGAGCTTATATTTTTGGAGGGCGATCAACGGCAGGAGACTCAGATTAGAGATATCCGTTCCTTTATTGCGCAAGGCGTTGATGTGATTGCCTTTTCCCCTGTCATTGAATCAGGGTGGACCGAGGTGCTAGAAGAGGCTAAAGCAGCAGGAATTCCCGTTGTTTTATCGGACAGGGCTATTAAATCAAACGATGCTTCCTTGTATGCCAGCTTTATTGGCAGTGACTTTGTGGAAGAAGGGCGTAGAGCCGCAAGGTGGCTTGTTGGACAAAAGAAAGATACCCAGCAGCAGAACATTGTTGAAATTGAAGGAACCTTTGACTCAGCGCCAGCACTAGATCGAAAAAAAGGTTTTGCTGAAATTATTAGTAATTATCCTGAAAATAGAGTGATTTACTCCGCATCTGGAGATTTTACGGAGGCTGGCGGACAAGAAATTATGAAATCAGCCTTAGCTCTCTATGGAAATAAGATTGATGTGGTATATGCCCATAATGATGATATGGCTTTAGGGGCTATTAAAGCGATTGAGGAATATGGTTTACGTCCAGGAAAGGATATTTTAATTGTTTCTGTGGATGCAACAGAAGCTGCTTTTAAAGCAATGCTTGCTGGTAAACTTAACTGTACTGTCGAATGTACCCCCCTGCTTGGTCCACAGCTGATGCAAGCCGTTAAAACTTTGATGATGGGTAGGCAATTACCTATGAGAATTATAACTTCAGAAGGTGTATTCCCAGCTGAAACTGCAAGGAAGGATCATGTGAATCGCAAATATTAA
- a CDS encoding L-ribulose-5-phosphate 4-epimerase — protein sequence MLKELKKTVLEANLELQKNGLVLYTWGNASGIDREKGLVVIKPSGVDYDKMGPQDMVVVDLFGNQVEGDLRPSSDTPTHLVLYRNFLTIGGVVHTHSTYATIWAQAAKSIPAFGTTHADYFYGDVPCTRTLREEEIQGNYEEETGNVIVESFTNKEVRHVPSVLVANHGPFSWGKDAHEAVYHATVLEEVAKMALHTSQLKEDDKSIDSVLLDKHFLRKHGSDAYYGQKR from the coding sequence TTGTTAAAAGAGTTAAAAAAGACAGTTTTAGAAGCCAATTTAGAACTGCAGAAAAATGGACTCGTGTTATATACTTGGGGGAACGCAAGTGGAATTGACAGAGAAAAAGGCTTGGTTGTTATTAAACCGAGCGGCGTAGATTATGATAAAATGGGTCCCCAAGACATGGTAGTTGTCGATTTATTTGGAAACCAAGTAGAAGGAGACCTTAGACCTTCGTCAGATACACCGACTCATTTGGTTTTGTACCGTAACTTTCTAACAATTGGTGGAGTTGTTCATACTCACTCAACCTATGCCACCATATGGGCACAAGCTGCAAAATCCATCCCCGCCTTTGGAACTACACATGCGGATTATTTTTATGGTGATGTACCCTGTACACGAACTTTGAGAGAAGAAGAAATACAAGGAAATTATGAAGAAGAAACAGGCAATGTAATAGTAGAATCCTTTACCAATAAAGAGGTTAGACATGTTCCTAGTGTTTTGGTTGCCAATCATGGGCCTTTTTCTTGGGGGAAAGATGCTCATGAAGCAGTATATCATGCTACCGTATTAGAAGAGGTTGCCAAGATGGCTCTTCATACATCACAGTTGAAAGAAGATGATAAAAGCATTGATTCTGTATTATTAGATAAACATTTCTTGCGGAAACATGGCAGTGACGCTTACTATGGACAAAAAAGATAA
- the yjfF gene encoding galactofuranose ABC transporter, permease protein YjfF — MKRIQLSYKYINLFITIFLFIALFAVGSGLYTGFFSAQVLLNMLIDNAFLIITSIGMTFVLIIGGIDISIGSVIALVCMLSAYLLEMQHWSPFIVIPAMLLMGSLFGLAQGSFIHFFNIQPFIVTLAGMFLARGLCYVISIDTIMITDPFYQQVATYRIPLPFETFISISVLIAGVLVLAALYLINYTKFGRTVYAIGGNAQSAMLMGLPVGRTKVLVYAFNGFCSALAGIVFSFYMLSGYGLHAVGLEMDAIASAVIGGTPLTGGVGFVTGTVFGVLIQGVIQTLIMFQGTLSSWWTKIAIAFLLCIFIVLQRIIIARKERTKAIA; from the coding sequence ATGAAAAGAATACAGCTAAGTTATAAGTACATTAACCTATTTATTACAATTTTCCTATTTATTGCATTATTTGCTGTAGGATCAGGTCTTTATACTGGTTTCTTTTCAGCGCAAGTGTTATTAAATATGCTAATTGATAATGCCTTTTTAATTATTACTTCGATTGGGATGACCTTTGTTCTGATTATTGGCGGCATTGACATTTCCATCGGTTCGGTGATCGCATTAGTATGTATGTTGTCAGCTTATTTACTTGAAATGCAGCATTGGAGTCCCTTTATAGTGATTCCTGCAATGCTACTTATGGGCTCTCTTTTTGGCTTGGCACAAGGTAGTTTTATTCACTTTTTCAATATACAGCCTTTTATTGTCACCCTTGCAGGGATGTTCTTAGCTAGAGGACTATGTTATGTCATAAGTATTGATACCATTATGATTACGGATCCCTTTTATCAGCAAGTTGCTACGTATCGAATTCCCTTGCCTTTTGAGACCTTTATTTCAATTAGTGTACTTATTGCTGGAGTCTTAGTCTTAGCAGCATTGTATCTTATTAACTACACTAAGTTCGGACGTACTGTTTATGCAATTGGTGGCAATGCCCAATCCGCTATGTTAATGGGGTTGCCAGTCGGGAGAACAAAAGTATTAGTATATGCTTTTAATGGATTTTGTTCCGCCTTGGCTGGGATTGTATTTAGTTTCTATATGCTTTCTGGTTATGGATTACATGCTGTTGGTTTAGAGATGGATGCCATTGCATCGGCAGTAATTGGTGGAACACCCTTGACGGGTGGAGTAGGTTTTGTGACAGGAACTGTCTTTGGAGTCTTAATTCAAGGAGTCATACAAACTCTCATTATGTTCCAAGGTACGTTAAGTTCTTGGTGGACTAAGATTGCGATTGCATTTCTATTGTGTATATTTATCGTATTGCAGAGAATTATTATTGCAAGGAAAGAGCGTACCAAAGCAATTGCATAA
- a CDS encoding ABC transporter substrate-binding protein, with amino-acid sequence MSKWKKITVALSVGIMMLTLAGCGGSAKQETAAKPADKKIVLGFSQIGAESEWRTANTESIKASAQAAGIDLKFSDAQQKQENQIKAIRSFIQQKVDVIAFSPVVETGWDAVLQEAKTAKIPVILTDRSIKMSNGKAEDYYVTFMGSDFVEEGRRAGKWLVDFMKKDKEPVNIVELQGTVGSAPAIDRKTGFEEVLKQNANYKIIKSQTGDFTRAKGKEVMESFLKSAKADGQKIDVLYAHNDDMAIGAIQAIEEAGLKPGKDIIIVSIDGVKGAFEAMIAGKLNASIECSPLLGDQLMAAAKDLVAGKTIDKRIVTKEGVFPAEVAAKELPNRKY; translated from the coding sequence ATGTCAAAGTGGAAAAAGATCACAGTCGCTTTGAGTGTAGGTATTATGATGTTAACACTTGCAGGTTGTGGAGGTAGTGCCAAGCAGGAAACAGCTGCTAAGCCTGCAGACAAAAAAATTGTCCTAGGTTTCTCTCAAATTGGTGCGGAAAGTGAGTGGCGTACAGCAAATACTGAATCGATAAAAGCCTCAGCACAAGCAGCTGGGATTGACCTTAAATTTTCAGATGCGCAACAAAAACAAGAAAATCAAATAAAAGCAATACGTTCATTTATACAACAAAAAGTCGATGTAATCGCTTTCTCACCTGTTGTTGAAACAGGCTGGGATGCAGTATTACAAGAAGCAAAAACAGCTAAAATACCTGTTATCTTGACAGATCGCTCCATTAAGATGAGTAACGGTAAAGCAGAAGACTATTATGTTACCTTCATGGGTTCTGACTTTGTGGAAGAAGGCCGTAGAGCTGGTAAATGGCTAGTTGATTTCATGAAAAAAGATAAAGAACCTGTTAATATTGTTGAGCTTCAAGGAACAGTAGGTTCTGCACCTGCTATTGATCGTAAAACTGGATTTGAAGAAGTTTTAAAACAAAATGCAAATTATAAAATTATTAAATCTCAAACTGGTGATTTCACTCGTGCAAAAGGCAAAGAAGTTATGGAATCCTTCTTAAAATCAGCTAAGGCTGATGGACAAAAAATTGATGTTCTTTATGCTCATAATGATGATATGGCAATTGGCGCAATCCAAGCCATTGAAGAAGCTGGCTTGAAACCTGGTAAAGATATTATTATTGTTTCAATAGATGGTGTAAAAGGTGCTTTTGAAGCAATGATAGCTGGAAAATTAAATGCCAGTATTGAGTGCAGTCCATTACTTGGTGATCAATTAATGGCAGCTGCTAAAGATCTTGTAGCAGGAAAGACGATTGATAAACGCATTGTGACAAAAGAAGGTGTATTCCCTGCAGAAGTAGCTGCAAAGGAATTACCAAATCGTAAATATTAA